In the genome of Brachypodium distachyon strain Bd21 chromosome 3, Brachypodium_distachyon_v3.0, whole genome shotgun sequence, the window TAGGCAGTAGGCACCTCCCACACGCTGCTCCCCTGCCAATGCAACACTAGACCTTATTGTTACTCTAAGGTCTGTATAACCTTTTAAGGGTATGTACCCAAGCACAccttaaaaaataaatttggtaTTGAACTTTTCTTTATATTGCATAAGAAGTGGATATCAGTACGAACCAGATTTTGGATAATTTTGAAAGCTTGCCAAAATATGATGACTTTACGCGTATGATAGCTGCCGAAATATCCCAGTTATTCTGCACAGCATGAACAAGTCGTACTCAATGTACTTAAAACCATGGAGAAATTTGGCAAAGGCAGAAGCATCCATCTTAGGGAAACGAGATGCAATTTTACTGTAAAAACTAAAGCGCTCCCTATTCAGAGTAGAAGAGACAAGTGGGCTAACCTGCTAAGCATCGCAGCCAGATTTGACATCGTGACCAATCTATTCTCGGACAAAACACAACAATTTATTGGTGTGTTTCTTTAAAAACACCGATTAACATTGTAGACACACACCATTATCATACGGCGCGCACTCATTCACACAACACAGACTGAAGTCGCGGAGTCttaaatttgacaaaatcGCTACTGGCACCTCGCTATCGAATGGTATGTCACCTACCACTATAACGACGATGTGTCTAAAATGAGACAGATAAAACGTCAAACCTAGGGCAGTGGCGGATAAACCAATATGGCAAACTATGGCTAGTGCCACACCtaaaattatatatttctCCATAGTACATATGTGTATCTGTTTATGAATTTTCCAATTTTGAACAGTACCTACCTGTTGGTTGTGCCACacctaattttgttttctaggTCCGCTACTGACCTGTTGGTTTGATCCCTGATGAGCTTAACCGTCAGTATTTCTAGGCAAACTTGTCAAATAATCTTTCAATCGATCGAAGGATTTTGATGGAATTTAGATGATTTTAATTCATAGGAATTGCATTTGGATGAAATAACAAGATCCCAAAAAATCTGATGGATTGCATTCCTGCACAACAATTCCATAGGATCTCCGGCAAGATGTTAGACCTGAGAATGTTCGTTTGTCTTGCATCCATCTTTTCTCTCTTCAAGTTCTTGCAATACTCACATGGAGCATATAGGGAGCTATGTCTGCCACTTCCTATATTTTGATTTCTTCTAGGATAAGAAACCATGTCATTTCAATCTTATGTTTTGAAACTCTCGCGATCCAGAAGGCCTTCTCTGTCCTTCCCTCCTTCCCTCCCACTCTCTCTGTCTATCTGCAGGCGTCGTAGTTGTCAACTGGTTAGCTCAGGCTCAGCTCGCGCAGGAAGTAGTCTTACTGCATGTTCTAACAAGAAGCAACATTCACAAGAAACTCAATATTAACAGCATTTTAGATCATCTgaatgatatatatatatataacctCGTCACCCTATATATATAACAATCCCCAAACCTCAATTCAGGTCCCTATATATATAGAACCagtagggaaaaaaaagaatcaaatgCCAGTGATCCTCCTCCTATACCAATCTgtacatccatattttctGTCCAAGTAGCTGGCGGCATATGCAGCCGCTGCTAGCTAGAGCTTATCGGCGATCCTGCCGAGGGCGTCGGCGAGCCTGCCGAGCACGACGGCGAGGCTGTCAGCCTGGTCTCTCCTCTGCTCCCGGTCGCGCTCCCAGTTCACATTCTGCGCCTCCAgctgcgccgccaccatccGGTTGTTCCGGTCGAGGATCTCCAGTAGCTTGCCCTGCAATCCTGCcgtgccttcttctccggcctcGCTGTCGCCGTCCCCTGTCCGCTGCCTCTTCTGCccgctctgctgctgctgctgctgttgcgtCGGTGATGCTCCTCTTTCAGCGCCTTGGCCTTGCTGCCTTGGTTGCTTGTCTTTTGATGATGTGCCTGCTGTACAAAGACGCAGCTGTTCATTATACGGCTGTCGTTCGTGCCTTTTTAACATTTGTAGATCACCAATCACCGGAATGCGGTGGTGATCACCAAGTAGGCCATTCATCTtatacaagttttttttttatgaagcTCGTATTGGTACGCAATCCGCATTCAGAATGCGGCATTCGCTCACGAgaagcaaaagagaaagaaaaataccagCTGCGAATCGAGTTCATCAGTGCTAACTCGAGGTAGAAATTGTAGACGTCATGCGGAAAGGAACAGATAACCGTGTCCTGATCCAGGACTGCCAATACAGGAAAGGTCGATAGACATGCTAACCACCCAATCAATTCGGTTTGTTGTGGCACGTCAGCTTGCCATTGTAGCCGATGATGATCAGACTCCAGTTTTGGTTTCAAGTTTCAACGTGAGTTCGTTGGAACAATGGTTATGGACAAAGATATCCAAGTTGAACCACATTTCCGACCTTGTGACTGATTGAACCAGATTTTAGCTTCATAATTTCACATTCGACTAGATTTAAAGGCTAACTCGGTTTGAATAGCATAGGTTGACCAGCGTCAAGCATTGCTAGTGCCACGTCGGAGGTGGAGTAGTACTTCTCTTAAGCTGAGCCATGACTACATATACGATGATTAAGCTACCATTAGCCATGTACAGTAGCATGTAGTACTAGGCGTGGGCAGCATTATGCATGCTAGTAGCATCTGACTCTTTGCTGCACTATTGCTGAAAGTTGCGGTGATTGACAATGTGAAATTAGACGACTGAAAGATTGATGCTTGCAGCTACTGCCTGCCAAAATGAATACAACTATACAAGTGAATTTACCTTGCTCAGTGCTCTGTTGCCTTGATGCTTCCGACTTCTCTGAGACGGAAAAACAACACGAATTAATCGATGAACCGAGTAGAAGAATCAGGCAGATTACTCAAGCCTCAAAACTTCAGTTTCTCCACAAACTCCTAGTGCATTACACTTGAGACTTACGACGATTCGAATTACTAGTATAACGCAAAGAGGACACGGTGCATCGATCTCAAAATTAACGAGGTAGCAGTGCAGTGCCAATTACTTCAGTTAAGCTATTTAGCATGGAACCCGGAAGAAACTAGCTCGCGTTTTTACGAGCAGTAAGAATCAATAACTCAAATTTACCACGGATATGAACTACAGTAGTAAAAAGCTTCCCGCGTTTTTTACCTCCAATGAACAGGCAAGCACAAATCGGTCAACGGAAAGCTCTGTtttggaagagaagaaaaacaccCAGAAGCAGCAAAACCTCTGATACCCGAATTCACAATCAAGGAAGAAGAGCCCAATTTCGCGACAAGAGGACTCGTAATTTTAACACCAATTAAGAATCAAAGGGCAGCTCACCGGATATCGGCAAGGCGACAACCGCCGGCGGGGATGCCtgcgtcgtcgccggcgtctccTCCAGCTCCCCCTCTTCGTCCTCCGAGAACAGCGTGTCGTCCCCGGCCGCGCGGCCACTGTCAAACACGGGTTCCTCTGCTACCCCCACCTCCTTCTCCTTacctttctcttcctcctcctcctcttcttcctcgtccacGCGCACCGCCGTCTCTTCCTCCCCCGCGGCATTACCGCCTGAGGTCCCGGCGACGATCCCCCGGCCCCGGCCTTCGAGTATGTCGTACACCTCGCGGTCGAAGAACCCGGGGAGCCGGCGCTCCCGCCTCGCGTCGTTCCGCATGGCCCAGAACGAGGGCtcccgcgcggcggcggccgcccgcTCCCActccttgatcttcttgtAGTCCCCGGCGAGGTTGCTCCACCGCTTGCGGCACTGCACGGGGCCCCTCTCGACGCCGTGACGCCGGCAGTACTCGGCGACCGCAGCCCACTTGggctccagcgccgccgccgcctccccggccgccgcagccgcagccgccgccacgcgGCCCCTCCCGCCTCGCCCGCCCCCGCGGACCTCCACCATGCGCTTGCCCTCGATGAGCACCAGTATCTCCTGCCGCGTCCACCGCGGCAGCCTCGGGGCGCGGCCGGACggggtggccgccgccgctgccgcggcgccggcggggtcgCCGGCGTTGGACATGCGGCCGGGGGCGGAGTGGGGAACGCGCGGTGCTTTTGTGGGGCGGAAGTTGACGTGACGGCGTGAGACGGGTGGTGTAACGGAGAGGTAACGACGGTAGCGTGGGGAGGGAGgcaagggaagggaagggaagggggaGGGATCCAGGGCCGGGCGAACCGCGGACGTGTGGGGAAGACAGTGGGCGAAAGGGTTGTGACTTAAGGAGGAGATTAGGAGGGCGCTTAATTACGGGGAGCGCTCTTCTCAAACATGTCAATTGCCCTGATAAACTATTTTCAAAATTCCAGACGCCTCGGGTTGGACCTGCTGAGCTTTACGTCGGCGGACCGGCTCACTTCTTCTCTGAACAGTTAGGTTGGGTCGGCAAGAACAACCGGACAGTGTATATTGAACAGTCCACACGGAGCTACATGTATTGTTCAGATCGAACTTCTGACACGTAATATACCCACCATCTCCTCCGTCCGTTCCAGATCTAACGGACAAGGTGAATCAAATGCCTAGACttagggcaactccagcagcACGGACTGAGACGGACAGACGCCCCGAGTCCGGAGTTTGTCCGTTTGGGTCAGACAGTGCGCCCAACGGGGAGACACAAAATTGGGGATAAACATGATGAACTAGATACAATTTTGACACAAACAGATTGAAACTTGCAACATTTCATTGATAAACATGATAAACTAGATACAATTTTGCTACTGATCGTCCTCGTCCACCAGGGCCCTGGTGTTCGTGGAAACAAGGCTTCCTGGTGTTCGTGGAAAGAGGAGTACAATTAGTACTGATAGTCCTCCTCGACGCGGGGAGCACCTTCGGGGGCTAGGCGGCGGAGTACCGGAGGAGCGGTGCCAACCCCTTGTCCGCAAGCCACGCCCGCCGGTTGAGCTCAAACTTCTGGTCCGCTACAAACCCCCGTGcgagctcctcgtcgtccaaTGCCTTTCGGCGGGCGTCGTCCTTGGTGCTGTGCTCCAAGGAGGCCTTGCACGCGAAGAAGATGAGGCGTTGCTCCCCTTCCGTGTCGGACCCGAGAACCCGAAAGTCGGATCCAGGTGTGCGGCGACGCTACAAGAGGAGCCTCGATTTCCATCTCCTCCACTTTCGGCGCCGCCTCTTTTTCCTCGTGCTCCATCTTGGGCACGCGGAGCGTGCCTCGAGGCAAGCCTTGTGCGACGCCCACCTCCTCCATAGCCGGCTGGCAAAGCTCCCCAAGCCGGGATGGTTACCTCCACAACCGCCAGCGCACACGTTCGTCGAGAACGCGGACGGTGGAGACGCCGGCAGATCCATGTTGCCTGCGAGAACCTAGGTTTTAGGGGTGGagtggtgtgtgtgtggtgggGTGGGGACATGCGGTCGACTCGGTCCCATTAAAAAGGATCGAGAGGTGGGTTGTTGGGTCGCTGGCAGTTGGCCCCGGGAATGCGAAAAGGGTTGACTGGGTCTGCGTCCGTTTCTCGGTCCGTGGAGATGCAAACCCGGCCCAGATTTGGGGTCGAAATGCATCTCCACGGACCGAAATCTGGACGCGGGCGGAAAATGAGTCGCCCCGCTGTAGGCGCGTTTGGTTCGTTTCGGCCCGAACGGACGCGTCCGGCCCGTTTGGGTCGCCCCGCTGGAGTTGCCATTAAGACTTGGCAGTTTCAGAAACTCATAGTTCTCGAAGCATTTACCCAAGTGAACGAGCCCTTGGCGTAATGGTTCAGGGAACAACTCTAGTAGCACTCCTCAGGTCCTGAGTTCGACTCCTTGTGGGAGCAAATTTCAGGTTGGAGTTAAAAAATTCTCT includes:
- the LOC100833407 gene encoding trihelix transcription factor ASR3 isoform X4; this encodes MSNAGDPAGAAAAAAATPSGRAPRLPRWTRQEILVLIEGKRMVEVRGGGRGGRGRVAAAAAAAAGEAAAALEPKWAAVAEYCRRHGVERGPVQCRKRWSNLAGDYKKIKEWERAAAAAREPSFWAMRNDARRERRLPGFFDREVYDILEGRGRGIVAGTSGGNAAGEEETAVRVDEEEEEEEEEKGKEKEVGVAEEPVFDSGRAAGDDTLFSEDEEGELEETPATTQASPPAVVALPISGTSSKDKQPRQQGQGAERGASPTQQQQQQQSGQKRQRTGDGDSEAGEEGTAGLQGKLLEILDRNNRMVAAQLEAQNVNWERDREQRRDQADSLAVVLGRLADALGRIADKL
- the LOC100833407 gene encoding trihelix transcription factor ASR3 isoform X1; this encodes MSNAGDPAGAAAAAAATPSGRAPRLPRWTRQEILVLIEGKRMVEVRGGGRGGRGRVAAAAAAAAGEAAAALEPKWAAVAEYCRRHGVERGPVQCRKRWSNLAGDYKKIKEWERAAAAAREPSFWAMRNDARRERRLPGFFDREVYDILEGRGRGIVAGTSGGNAAGEEETAVRVDEEEEEEEEEKGKEKEVGVAEEPVFDSGRAAGDDTLFSEDEEGELEETPATTQASPPAVVALPISEKSEASRQQSTEQAGTSSKDKQPRQQGQGAERGASPTQQQQQQQSGQKRQRTGDGDSEAGEEGTAGLQGKLLEILDRNNRMVAAQLEAQNVNWERDREQRRDQADSLAVVLGRLADALGRIADKL
- the LOC100833407 gene encoding trihelix transcription factor ASR3 isoform X3 — encoded protein: MSNAGDPAGAAAAAAATPSGRAPRLPRWTRQEILVLIEGKRMVEVRGGGRGGRGRVAAAAAAAAGEAAAALEPKWAAVAEYCRRHGVERGPVQCRKRWSNLAGDYKKIKEWERAAAAAREPSFWAMRNDARRERRLPGFFDREVYDILEGRGRGIVAGTSGGNAAGEEETAVRVDEEEEEEEEEKGKEKEVGVAEEPVFDSGRAAGDDTLFSEDEEGELEETPATTQASPPAVVALPISAGTSSKDKQPRQQGQGAERGASPTQQQQQQQSGQKRQRTGDGDSEAGEEGTAGLQGKLLEILDRNNRMVAAQLEAQNVNWERDREQRRDQADSLAVVLGRLADALGRIADKL
- the LOC100833407 gene encoding trihelix transcription factor ASR3 isoform X2 produces the protein MSNAGDPAGAAAAAAATPSGRAPRLPRWTRQEILVLIEGKRMVEVRGGGRGGRGRVAAAAAAAAGEAAAALEPKWAAVAEYCRRHGVERGPVQCRKRWSNLAGDYKKIKEWERAAAAAREPSFWAMRNDARRERRLPGFFDREVYDILEGRGRGIVAGTSGGNAAGEEETAVRVDEEEEEEEEEKGKEKEVGVAEEPVFDSGRAAGDDTLFSEDEEGELEETPATTQASPPAVVALPISEKSEASRQQSTEQGTSSKDKQPRQQGQGAERGASPTQQQQQQQSGQKRQRTGDGDSEAGEEGTAGLQGKLLEILDRNNRMVAAQLEAQNVNWERDREQRRDQADSLAVVLGRLADALGRIADKL